In one window of Rhodopseudomonas palustris HaA2 DNA:
- the groL gene encoding chaperonin GroEL (60 kDa chaperone family; promotes refolding of misfolded polypeptides especially under stressful conditions; forms two stacked rings of heptamers to form a barrel-shaped 14mer; ends can be capped by GroES; misfolded proteins enter the barrel where they are refolded when GroES binds) translates to MSAKDVKFGGDARDRMLRGVDILANAVKVTLGPKGRNVLIEKSFGAPRITKDGVTVAKEIELDDKFENMGAQMLREVASKTNDLAGDGTTTATVLAQAIVREGAKSVAAGMNPMDLRRGIEIAVQAVVKDIQKRARPVASSAEIAQVGTISANGDAPIGKMIAQAMQKVGNEGVITVEENKSLETEVDIVEGMKFDRGYLSPYFVTNAEKMTVELDDVYILLHEKKVSGLQSMLPVLEAVVQSGKPLLIIAEDVEGEALATLVVNRLRGGLKVSAVKAPGFGDRRKAMLEDIAILTGGQLISEEIGIKLESVTLKMLGRAKKVVIDKENTTIVGGAGKKPDIEARVQQIKAQIEETSSDYDREKLQERLAKLAGGVAVIRVGGATEVEVKEKKDRVEDALNATRAAVQEGIVPGGGVALLRAKKAVGRIHNDNADVQAGINIVLKALEAPIRQIAENAGVEGSIVVGKILENKSETFGFDAQTEDYVDMLAKGIVDPAKVVRTALQDASSVAALLVTTEAMVAELPKEAAPAMPGGGGMGGMGGMGGMGF, encoded by the coding sequence ATGTCAGCCAAGGACGTCAAATTCGGTGGAGACGCGCGCGATCGGATGCTGCGCGGCGTCGACATCCTCGCCAATGCGGTCAAGGTCACGCTCGGCCCGAAGGGCCGGAACGTGCTGATCGAGAAGAGCTTCGGCGCTCCCCGCATCACCAAGGACGGCGTCACCGTCGCCAAGGAGATCGAGCTCGACGACAAGTTCGAGAACATGGGCGCGCAGATGCTGCGCGAAGTCGCCTCCAAGACCAACGACCTCGCCGGTGACGGCACCACCACAGCGACCGTGCTGGCCCAGGCGATCGTCCGCGAAGGCGCCAAGTCGGTGGCCGCCGGCATGAACCCGATGGATCTGCGCCGCGGCATCGAGATCGCGGTCCAGGCCGTGGTCAAGGACATCCAGAAGCGCGCCCGTCCGGTCGCCTCCTCGGCCGAGATCGCCCAGGTCGGTACCATCTCGGCCAATGGCGACGCGCCGATCGGCAAGATGATCGCCCAGGCGATGCAGAAGGTCGGCAACGAGGGCGTCATCACCGTCGAAGAGAACAAGTCGCTCGAGACCGAAGTCGACATCGTCGAGGGCATGAAGTTCGATCGCGGCTACCTGTCGCCCTATTTCGTCACCAACGCCGAGAAGATGACCGTCGAGCTCGACGACGTCTACATCCTGCTGCACGAGAAGAAGGTGTCGGGCCTGCAGTCGATGCTGCCGGTGCTCGAAGCCGTGGTGCAGTCTGGCAAGCCGCTGCTGATCATCGCCGAGGATGTCGAAGGCGAAGCGCTGGCGACGCTGGTGGTCAACCGGCTGCGCGGCGGCCTCAAGGTCTCGGCCGTCAAGGCGCCGGGCTTCGGCGATCGCCGCAAGGCGATGCTGGAAGACATCGCGATCCTGACCGGCGGTCAGCTGATCTCGGAAGAAATCGGCATCAAGCTCGAGAGCGTCACGCTGAAGATGCTCGGCCGCGCCAAGAAGGTGGTGATCGACAAGGAGAACACCACCATCGTCGGCGGCGCCGGCAAGAAGCCGGACATCGAGGCCCGCGTCCAGCAGATCAAGGCGCAGATCGAGGAGACCTCCTCGGACTACGACCGTGAGAAGCTGCAGGAGCGTCTGGCCAAGCTCGCCGGCGGCGTCGCGGTGATCCGCGTCGGCGGCGCCACCGAGGTCGAGGTCAAGGAGAAGAAGGACCGTGTCGAGGACGCGCTGAACGCGACCCGCGCCGCGGTGCAGGAAGGCATCGTCCCGGGCGGCGGCGTCGCGCTGCTGCGCGCCAAGAAGGCGGTCGGCCGCATCCACAACGACAATGCCGACGTCCAGGCCGGCATCAACATCGTGCTGAAGGCGCTGGAAGCTCCGATCCGCCAGATCGCCGAGAACGCCGGCGTCGAAGGCTCGATCGTGGTCGGCAAGATCCTCGAGAACAAGTCGGAGACGTTCGGCTTCGACGCCCAGACCGAGGACTATGTCGACATGCTCGCCAAGGGCATCGTCGATCCGGCCAAGGTGGTCCGCACCGCGCTGCAGGACGCCTCGTCGGTCGCGGCGCTGCTGGTGACCACCGAAGCCATGGTCGCCGAACTGCCGAAGGAAGCCGCGCCGGCGATGCCGGGTGGCGGCGGCATGGGCGGAATGGGGGGCATGGGCGGCATGGGCTTCTGA
- a CDS encoding phytoene desaturase family protein: MTRFDVVVIGAGLGGLTAGAILAHEGRKVLVLERGNSVGGAASSYKVGDLFVEGSLHITGDPLHPRDPKHAALGRAGVRDAVAFVPAGALYEIRGGPLAQPFVLPDDFAGARMALLARFPDARRGIEQFLGEMQRLASAAGDGGLDAVFALAPEFPDWSSSLADKLQALFGDDEALKCAIAGNLSYFHDDPATLWWVPFALMQGSFLLTGARYVQGGSQRLSSALARAIRKGGGDVMLRRAVSGIAMGEPGAIHRIAHTARDGSDPQSVEALTVIGNAAPGALAALMPDAQGQRLTESYAGRTLSLSLFALTLGLSQPPRDFGVTSYSTQLLPDWMETLACYADGKALMAGEPAERMPPLAIADYAAIDSGVPSPPFVLSVVGPDQIANWSGLDQDDYRAKRGRWQQAIVAHLDRNYPGLAGAVTAASFNVALSVQQYLNVPQGSVYGFAPLPPNDSGAPYRSPRTVLPGLYLSSAYAGLGGYSGVVQAAAACADAILRDGPTS, encoded by the coding sequence ATGACGCGCTTTGACGTAGTGGTGATCGGCGCCGGCCTCGGCGGCCTGACCGCGGGCGCGATCCTCGCGCACGAGGGCCGCAAGGTGCTGGTGCTGGAGCGCGGCAATTCGGTCGGCGGCGCGGCGTCGAGCTACAAGGTCGGCGATCTGTTCGTCGAGGGCTCGCTGCATATCACCGGCGATCCGCTGCATCCGCGCGATCCCAAGCACGCCGCGCTCGGCCGCGCCGGCGTGCGCGACGCGGTGGCATTCGTTCCCGCCGGCGCGCTGTACGAGATCCGCGGCGGGCCGCTGGCGCAGCCCTTCGTGCTGCCGGATGATTTCGCCGGCGCCCGCATGGCGCTGCTGGCGCGGTTTCCCGACGCTCGCCGCGGCATCGAACAATTCCTCGGCGAGATGCAGCGGCTGGCTTCGGCCGCCGGCGACGGCGGGCTCGACGCCGTGTTCGCGCTGGCGCCGGAATTTCCCGACTGGTCGTCGTCGCTGGCCGACAAGCTGCAGGCGCTGTTCGGCGACGACGAAGCGCTGAAATGCGCGATCGCCGGCAACCTCTCCTACTTCCACGACGACCCCGCCACGCTGTGGTGGGTTCCGTTCGCGCTGATGCAGGGCAGCTTCCTGTTGACCGGCGCGCGCTACGTCCAGGGCGGCTCGCAGCGGCTGTCGAGCGCCCTCGCCCGCGCGATACGCAAGGGCGGCGGCGATGTGATGCTGCGCCGCGCCGTCAGCGGCATCGCGATGGGTGAGCCCGGCGCGATCCATCGCATCGCCCACACCGCGCGCGACGGCAGCGATCCGCAATCGGTCGAAGCGCTGACGGTGATCGGCAACGCCGCGCCGGGCGCGCTCGCGGCACTGATGCCCGATGCGCAGGGCCAGCGGCTCACCGAGAGCTATGCCGGCCGGACGCTGTCGCTGTCGCTGTTCGCGCTGACGCTGGGCCTGTCCCAGCCGCCGCGCGACTTCGGCGTCACCAGCTACTCGACGCAGTTGCTGCCGGACTGGATGGAGACGCTCGCCTGCTACGCCGACGGCAAGGCGCTGATGGCCGGCGAGCCCGCCGAGCGGATGCCGCCGCTGGCGATCGCCGACTACGCCGCGATCGACTCCGGCGTGCCGTCGCCGCCTTTTGTGCTGTCGGTGGTCGGGCCCGACCAGATCGCGAACTGGAGCGGCCTCGATCAGGACGACTACCGCGCCAAGCGCGGCCGCTGGCAGCAGGCGATCGTCGCCCATCTCGACCGAAACTATCCGGGATTGGCCGGCGCGGTGACCGCGGCCTCGTTCAACGTCGCGCTGTCGGTGCAGCAATATCTCAACGTGCCGCAGGGCTCGGTCTACGGCTTCGCGCCGCTGCCGCCGAACGACAGCGGCGCGCCGTATCGGTCGCCGCGCACGGTTCTGCCGGGGCTGTATCTGTCGTCCGCCTATGCGGGCCTCGGCGGCTACAGCGGCGTGGTGCAGGCGGCGGCGGCATGTGCCGACGCCATCCTGCGCGACGGCCCGACGAGTTAG
- a CDS encoding MFS transporter, which yields MTALRNLGFGPGRAVVVLAFTQILCWGILIYPPVLTMPHLTADRGWSLTFGMAGFSLALVISGIMSPIVGGLIDRHGGNVVMAPGALAGALGLALLATTDARPMYFVSWALIGLSMSSSLYDPAFATLARLFGSSARRQITFVTFAGGFASTVGWPATHLLLEHVGWRGTYLVFAAVMAFVVAPLHGFALPRTPSPSHGAVVSGPHPVPEEPLRPEGRPFLLLAMAFALHALILSGVTSNLLSMFERGGLSAATVVTLGALFGPAQVAARLIDFLLAGRTHPLWIARGAIALMALSFAVLAFVGVSVPVAGLFCIAFGAANGVMTIARGSLPLLMFGHAGYGRVIGRIARPALFIQASAPFVVAAAVERFSDAAVIEVGMLAALAGLGCFLLIRPPQPASRR from the coding sequence ATGACCGCGCTGCGTAATCTCGGGTTCGGCCCCGGACGCGCGGTCGTCGTTCTGGCGTTCACCCAGATCCTGTGCTGGGGAATCCTGATCTATCCCCCCGTGCTGACGATGCCGCATCTGACCGCGGATCGCGGCTGGTCGCTGACCTTCGGCATGGCGGGATTCTCGCTGGCGCTGGTGATCTCCGGGATCATGTCGCCGATCGTCGGCGGCCTGATCGACCGGCACGGCGGCAATGTGGTGATGGCGCCGGGCGCACTCGCCGGCGCGCTCGGGCTGGCGCTGCTCGCCACCACCGATGCGCGGCCGATGTACTTCGTCAGCTGGGCGCTGATCGGCCTATCGATGTCGTCGAGCCTGTACGATCCCGCCTTCGCGACGCTGGCCCGGCTGTTCGGCAGCTCGGCGCGGCGGCAGATCACCTTCGTCACCTTCGCCGGCGGCTTCGCCTCGACCGTGGGCTGGCCCGCGACTCATCTGTTGCTCGAGCATGTCGGCTGGCGCGGCACCTATCTGGTGTTCGCCGCCGTGATGGCGTTCGTCGTCGCGCCGCTGCACGGCTTCGCGTTGCCGAGGACGCCGTCGCCCTCTCACGGCGCGGTGGTGTCCGGACCGCATCCGGTGCCGGAGGAGCCGCTGCGGCCGGAAGGGCGGCCGTTCCTGTTGCTGGCGATGGCGTTCGCGCTGCATGCGCTGATCCTGTCGGGCGTCACCTCGAACCTGCTGTCGATGTTCGAGCGCGGCGGACTCAGCGCCGCCACGGTGGTGACGCTGGGCGCGCTGTTCGGCCCGGCTCAGGTGGCGGCACGGCTGATCGATTTTCTGCTGGCGGGCCGCACCCATCCCTTGTGGATCGCGCGCGGCGCGATTGCCCTGATGGCGCTGTCGTTCGCGGTGCTGGCCTTCGTCGGCGTGTCCGTCCCGGTGGCGGGGCTGTTCTGCATCGCTTTCGGCGCCGCCAACGGGGTGATGACGATCGCGCGAGGCAGCCTGCCGCTGCTGATGTTCGGGCACGCCGGCTATGGCCGGGTGATCGGGCGGATCGCGCGACCGGCGCTGTTCATCCAGGCGTCGGCGCCGTTCGTGGTCGCGGCCGCGGTGGAGCGGTTCTCAGACGCCGCGGTGATCGAGGTCGGGATGCTGGCGGCGCTGGCCGGGCTCGGCTGCTTCCTGCTGATCCGGCCGCCGCAGCCGGCGTCGCGGCGCTGA
- the groES gene encoding co-chaperone GroES, translated as MAKLNFRPLHDRVVVKRIDAETKTKGGIIIPDSAKEKPQEGEVVAVGPGGRDEAGKLIPIDVKAGDRVLFGKWSGTEIKLDGQELLIMKESDIMGVVG; from the coding sequence ATGGCTAAGCTCAATTTTCGTCCACTCCATGACCGGGTCGTGGTGAAGCGCATCGACGCGGAAACCAAGACCAAAGGCGGCATCATCATTCCGGACTCCGCCAAGGAGAAGCCGCAGGAAGGCGAAGTGGTCGCCGTCGGTCCGGGTGGCCGCGACGAAGCCGGCAAGCTGATCCCGATCGACGTCAAGGCCGGCGACCGCGTGCTGTTCGGCAAATGGTCGGGCACCGAGATCAAGCTCGACGGCCAGGAGCTCCTGATCATGAAGGAGTCGGACATCATGGGCGTGGTCGGCTGA
- a CDS encoding TorF family putative porin: MKKTILSVAAVLAVGVTSASAADLPAKVYTKAPPIVAFDPWDIAFGSAIMSDYVFRGITQSNHKPSVNAYFEPRYNVTKDLQLYVGTSFSSISFPNRAAAEVDIYGGIRPTFGAFAFDFGVFGYLYPGGTCQFGGTGTDNTGRFWGSDCATNAIFNGNVMKKDASFFEGYAKVMWTANEMFSFGANEYYSPNFLNTGAWGNYASVTAKYTAPATYFGGGVGMYISGEYGHQWFGTSDSFYGVPASPFGIKYADYNTWNVGIGFNYKVFTLDLRYSDTDLSKANCNAFTSDYTATPSGDFSPINPSGVGSKWCGATFIAKLSADLTLMSNIK, encoded by the coding sequence ATGAAGAAAACAATTCTGTCGGTCGCGGCTGTGCTCGCTGTCGGCGTTACCTCCGCCTCCGCCGCCGACCTGCCCGCCAAGGTCTACACCAAGGCTCCGCCGATCGTGGCGTTCGACCCCTGGGACATCGCGTTCGGCAGCGCGATCATGAGCGACTACGTGTTCCGCGGCATCACCCAGTCGAACCACAAGCCGTCGGTGAACGCCTATTTCGAGCCGCGCTACAACGTCACCAAGGACCTGCAGCTCTACGTCGGCACCTCGTTCTCCAGCATCTCTTTCCCGAACCGCGCCGCTGCTGAAGTCGATATCTACGGCGGTATCCGGCCGACCTTCGGCGCCTTCGCCTTCGACTTCGGTGTGTTCGGCTATCTGTATCCGGGCGGAACCTGCCAGTTCGGCGGCACCGGCACGGACAACACCGGCCGCTTCTGGGGCTCCGACTGCGCGACCAACGCGATCTTCAACGGCAACGTGATGAAGAAGGACGCGAGCTTCTTCGAGGGCTACGCCAAGGTGATGTGGACCGCGAACGAGATGTTCTCGTTCGGCGCCAACGAATACTACTCGCCGAACTTCTTGAACACCGGCGCCTGGGGCAACTACGCATCGGTGACCGCCAAGTACACCGCGCCGGCCACGTATTTCGGCGGTGGCGTCGGCATGTACATCTCGGGTGAATACGGCCATCAGTGGTTCGGCACGTCCGACTCGTTCTACGGCGTTCCGGCTTCGCCGTTCGGCATCAAGTACGCCGACTACAACACCTGGAACGTCGGCATCGGCTTCAACTACAAGGTGTTCACGCTCGACCTGCGCTACTCGGACACCGACCTGTCCAAGGCGAACTGCAACGCCTTCACCAGCGACTACACCGCCACTCCGAGCGGCGACTTCTCCCCGATCAATCCGTCGGGCGTCGGTTCGAAGTGGTGCGGTGCCACCTTCATCGCCAAGCTGTCGGCTGACCTGACGCTGATGAGCAACATCAAGTAA
- a CDS encoding META domain-containing protein, whose protein sequence is MRSSLLTGAALAVAVVAATIGPAKAQATGEFPFGLEMTLEAAPKPGSKRIPNLEIGDKGEVRLELWCKGGSGQFSVAGNTVIFVPGALEDRNCPPDRAQADDALVAALTAATGWSRQGDYVTFSGGETLRFRLNSN, encoded by the coding sequence ATGCGCTCTTCTCTGCTGACAGGCGCCGCGCTGGCGGTAGCCGTCGTCGCCGCCACGATTGGACCGGCCAAGGCGCAAGCGACCGGCGAATTTCCGTTCGGTCTCGAGATGACGCTGGAAGCTGCGCCGAAGCCGGGCTCGAAGCGGATTCCGAATCTCGAGATCGGCGACAAGGGCGAGGTCCGCCTCGAATTGTGGTGCAAGGGCGGCAGCGGCCAGTTCTCGGTCGCGGGCAACACCGTGATCTTCGTGCCCGGCGCGCTGGAGGATCGCAACTGCCCGCCGGATCGCGCCCAGGCCGACGACGCGCTGGTCGCAGCGCTGACGGCGGCCACCGGCTGGAGCCGGCAGGGCGACTATGTGACGTTCTCGGGCGGCGAGACGCTGCGGTTCCGGCTCAACAGCAACTAA
- a CDS encoding protein phosphatase CheZ — MSLPRKRFRIEELTLGSAPPLAPIDCEAGPTHHDIMAELRAIRSQIVGGGGGAVATGSGTQQINAAAAAEAAEAKALLATYRAQIEQFEKLRVELDLIHNAIDQTKREIAVLHTKSFNGEEMAKVNGELGAVVGGTEEATQQILEAAEAIDQAATALGKVTSVDQQKALSEEIQERVIAIFEACNFQDLTGQRISKVMTTMKFIEHHIITMMDIWGGVDAIKAHAPPIVDTREGDDRLLNGPKLDDEGHASQDDIDAMFN, encoded by the coding sequence ATGTCACTTCCACGCAAGCGCTTCCGGATCGAAGAACTCACGCTCGGCAGCGCGCCCCCGCTCGCACCGATCGACTGTGAAGCGGGGCCGACTCACCACGACATCATGGCGGAGCTGCGCGCGATCCGCTCGCAGATCGTCGGCGGCGGAGGCGGAGCCGTCGCCACCGGCAGCGGCACGCAGCAGATCAACGCGGCCGCGGCCGCAGAGGCCGCGGAAGCCAAGGCACTGCTCGCGACCTACCGCGCTCAGATCGAACAGTTCGAGAAGCTCAGGGTCGAACTCGACCTGATCCACAACGCGATCGACCAGACCAAGCGCGAGATCGCGGTGCTGCACACCAAGAGCTTCAACGGCGAGGAGATGGCCAAGGTCAACGGCGAACTCGGCGCCGTCGTCGGCGGCACCGAGGAAGCCACCCAGCAGATCCTCGAGGCCGCCGAAGCGATCGATCAGGCGGCCACCGCGCTCGGCAAGGTCACCTCTGTCGATCAGCAGAAGGCGCTGAGCGAAGAGATCCAGGAACGCGTCATCGCGATCTTCGAGGCTTGCAACTTCCAGGACCTCACCGGCCAGCGCATCAGCAAGGTGATGACCACGATGAAGTTCATCGAACATCACATCATCACGATGATGGACATCTGGGGCGGCGTCGACGCGATCAAGGCGCACGCGCCGCCGATCGTCGACACCCGCGAAGGCGACGACCGGCTGCTCAACGGGCCGAAGCTCGACGACGAGGGACACGCCTCGCAGGACGACATCGACGCGATGTTCAACTGA
- the glcF gene encoding glycolate oxidase subunit GlcF, whose translation MKTEFSLAQLADPDIAEADKILRACVHCGFCTATCPTYVLLGDELDSPRGRIYLIKEMLESNKPPTADVVKHIDRCLSCLACMTTCPSGVNYMHLVDQARARIEKDYTRPFWDRLIREALSWMMPHPGMFRLGMWAARIVRPIAGLLPGSHDLAHPTFLSRVKAMLALAPKHLPERGPDSGTTFPAIGTKRGRVALLHGCAQQVLAPRINRAAINLLTRHGIEVVLAADEACCGALIHHLGRDTRTLEYARTNIKAWLAEIERGGLDAILVTTSGCGTVIKDYGYMLREDPAFAASAARVSALAKDISEYVGDLELSVPRPQRDVVVAYHSACSLQHGQKVTRLPKELLSKTGFVVKDIPESHLCCGSAGTYNILQPDIATRLRDRKVANIAAVKPDMIAAGNIGCMVQIASGTEVPVVHTIELLDWATGGPRPAST comes from the coding sequence ATGAAAACCGAATTCAGCCTCGCCCAGCTCGCCGATCCGGACATCGCCGAGGCCGACAAGATCCTGCGGGCCTGCGTGCACTGCGGATTCTGCACGGCGACGTGCCCGACCTATGTGCTGCTCGGCGACGAACTCGACTCACCGCGCGGTCGAATCTACCTGATCAAGGAGATGCTGGAGAGCAACAAGCCGCCGACCGCGGACGTGGTCAAGCACATCGACCGCTGCCTGTCGTGCCTCGCCTGCATGACCACGTGTCCCTCCGGCGTGAACTACATGCATCTGGTCGATCAGGCGAGGGCGCGGATCGAGAAGGACTACACGCGGCCGTTCTGGGATCGGCTCATCCGCGAAGCGCTGTCGTGGATGATGCCGCATCCCGGCATGTTCCGGCTCGGCATGTGGGCGGCGCGGATCGTGCGCCCGATTGCGGGGCTGCTGCCCGGCTCGCACGATCTCGCCCATCCGACGTTCCTGAGCCGGGTCAAGGCGATGTTGGCGCTGGCGCCGAAGCATCTGCCGGAGCGCGGACCGGACTCCGGAACCACGTTCCCGGCGATCGGGACAAAGCGCGGGCGCGTCGCGCTGCTGCACGGCTGCGCCCAGCAGGTGCTGGCGCCGCGAATCAACCGGGCCGCGATCAATCTGCTGACCCGCCACGGCATCGAGGTCGTCCTCGCGGCCGACGAGGCCTGTTGCGGTGCCCTGATCCATCACCTCGGCCGCGATACCCGCACGCTCGAATATGCCCGCACCAACATCAAGGCGTGGCTCGCCGAGATCGAGCGCGGCGGCCTCGACGCGATTCTGGTGACGACGTCGGGCTGCGGCACGGTGATCAAGGACTACGGCTACATGCTGCGCGAAGACCCGGCGTTCGCCGCATCGGCCGCGAGGGTCTCGGCGCTCGCCAAGGATATCAGCGAATATGTCGGCGATCTGGAGCTGTCGGTGCCGCGGCCGCAGCGCGATGTCGTGGTCGCTTATCACTCCGCCTGTTCGCTGCAGCACGGTCAAAAAGTCACGCGGCTGCCCAAAGAATTGCTTTCCAAGACCGGATTCGTGGTGAAAGATATCCCGGAGAGTCATTTGTGTTGTGGTTCGGCGGGCACGTACAACATTCTCCAGCCTGACATCGCGACCCGATTGCGCGACCGCAAGGTCGCCAACATCGCTGCCGTCAAGCCGGACATGATCGCCGCTGGGAACATCGGCTGCATGGTGCAGATCGCCAGCGGAACGGAAGTCCCTGTGGTGCACACGATTGAACTTCTCGATTGGGCGACAGGCGGTCCCCGGCCTGCGAGTACCTGA
- a CDS encoding ABC transporter ATP-binding protein/permease, translating into MTNIRSTLATVWRIAVPYFKSEDRRMGRILLATVVVIELAVVGLAVLFNRWNNVFYNALQERDYNVFAYQLGYFCVLAAIFIALKVYQLYLNQWLQIRWRRWMTERYLGEWLHDSNHYQMQLQGDAADNPDQRIAEDTQMFVERTLLLGIGLLNSVVTLASFVVILWGLSNEAPLHVFGQDVPIPGYLVWGALIYATIGTALTHWIGSPLADLNFRQQRFEADFRFNLVRARENSEQIALLRGETAERGKLSSRFGLVADNFMRIMSRTKKLTAFTASYSQASIIFPYILVAPAYFAQRVQLGGLMQTASAFNSVQDSLSFFVTAYRTLAEWQSVVARLDGFEASIRNATAQRANPGISRVVAQSGDAIGLDDLELTLPAGQPLMRADDFRISGKQRTLIAGPSGSGKSTLFRAIAGIWPFGSGAIAIPAGATIMMLPQRPYFPVGELHAAIVYPSETAAFSAAQVAEVVKDVGLPALADRLGEHGHWNRTLSLGEQQRLGVARALLHAPNYLFLDEATASLDEPSEAALYRLLDQKLPDTTIVSIGHRSTLNAFHDRDAVLGRSGDSFTLQDKVRTVAPAQS; encoded by the coding sequence GTGACCAACATCCGATCCACCCTGGCGACCGTCTGGCGCATCGCGGTGCCGTATTTCAAATCCGAAGACCGCCGGATGGGCCGCATCCTGCTGGCGACGGTGGTCGTCATCGAACTCGCCGTGGTCGGCCTCGCGGTGCTGTTCAATCGCTGGAACAACGTTTTCTACAACGCGCTGCAGGAGCGCGACTACAACGTGTTCGCCTATCAGCTCGGCTATTTCTGCGTGCTCGCGGCGATCTTCATCGCGCTCAAGGTCTATCAGCTCTATCTCAACCAGTGGCTGCAGATCCGCTGGCGGCGCTGGATGACCGAGCGTTATCTCGGCGAATGGCTGCACGATTCCAACCACTACCAGATGCAGCTCCAGGGCGACGCCGCCGACAACCCGGATCAGCGCATCGCCGAAGACACCCAGATGTTCGTCGAGCGCACGCTGCTGCTGGGTATCGGCCTGCTGAATTCGGTGGTGACGCTGGCCTCGTTCGTCGTCATCCTCTGGGGCCTTTCCAATGAAGCGCCGCTGCACGTGTTCGGCCAGGATGTTCCGATCCCGGGCTATCTGGTGTGGGGGGCGCTGATCTACGCGACCATCGGCACCGCGCTGACGCACTGGATCGGCTCGCCGCTGGCGGATTTGAACTTCCGCCAACAGCGCTTCGAGGCCGATTTCCGCTTCAACCTGGTGCGGGCGCGCGAAAACTCCGAGCAGATCGCACTGCTGCGCGGCGAGACCGCCGAGCGCGGCAAGCTGTCGTCGCGGTTCGGGCTGGTCGCCGATAATTTCATGCGGATCATGTCCCGGACCAAGAAGTTGACCGCGTTCACGGCGAGCTACTCGCAGGCCTCGATCATCTTTCCCTACATCCTGGTGGCCCCGGCTTATTTCGCCCAGAGGGTTCAGCTCGGCGGCCTGATGCAGACCGCATCGGCCTTCAACAGCGTCCAGGATTCGCTGTCGTTCTTCGTCACCGCCTACCGCACCCTGGCGGAGTGGCAATCGGTGGTCGCCCGGCTCGACGGCTTCGAGGCCTCGATCCGGAACGCAACCGCGCAGCGCGCCAATCCCGGCATCAGCCGCGTGGTCGCGCAGTCCGGTGATGCGATCGGTCTCGACGATCTCGAGCTGACTTTGCCCGCCGGGCAGCCGCTGATGCGTGCGGACGATTTCCGGATCAGCGGCAAACAGCGCACGCTGATCGCCGGGCCGTCCGGCTCCGGCAAGTCGACGCTGTTCCGCGCCATCGCGGGGATCTGGCCGTTCGGCTCGGGCGCGATCGCGATCCCCGCCGGGGCGACGATCATGATGCTGCCGCAGCGGCCCTACTTTCCGGTCGGCGAACTCCATGCCGCGATCGTCTATCCGTCGGAGACCGCGGCGTTCAGCGCCGCGCAGGTGGCCGAGGTGGTGAAAGACGTCGGGCTGCCGGCGCTGGCGGACCGGCTCGGCGAGCACGGCCATTGGAACCGGACGCTGTCGCTCGGCGAACAGCAGCGGCTCGGCGTCGCGCGCGCACTGCTGCACGCGCCGAACTACCTGTTTCTGGACGAGGCCACCGCCTCGCTGGACGAGCCATCGGAAGCGGCGCTGTACCGCCTGCTCGATCAGAAGCTGCCCGACACCACCATCGTCTCGATCGGCCACCGCTCGACGCTCAACGCCTTCCACGACCGCGACGCCGTGCTGGGCCGCTCCGGCGACAGTTTCACGTTGCAGGACAAGGTGCGCACCGTCGCGCCGGCACAGAGCTGA